GGGGGGCCAGAAATGGGGCAGGGAGGGTCAGGAATGGGGTGCAGGGGGTAGACAGGGTTCAAGGGGGCTGGTGGGGGTGCAAGGGGGTTGGCTGGGGTGCAGAGGGGCCAGGCAAGGTGTAGAGGGGCtagctgggacaggggacagggggtcTGGCTGAGGTTCTAGTGGCTCAGAGTGCAGGGGTGTCTGGATGGGGTGTGGGGGTTCCAGGCAGGGTACAGGGCCTTGGTTGGGGTACAATGGGAacagctgggacacaggggAGCCAGCTGCGGTGCAGAGGGACCAGGCAGGCTTCAAGGGGACTGGCTGGGTTGTAGAGGGTTTGGCTGGGGGGCAAGTGGTCTGGTTGGGGTTCAGCGGGGCCAGACAGGGTACAGGGCCACTGGTTGGGGTGCAGGGGGGCTTGTTGGGGTCCAGAGGGTGCAGGCAGGGTGCAGCAGACCTGGTTGGGATGcaggagggacaggcagggTTCAAGAGGGCTGGCTGGGGGGCAGGGTGGCTGCTTGGGGTTCAGGGGACCTAGGCAGAGTACAGAGGGTCTTGGCAGAGGTGCGGCGGGAGTtgtttggggttcaggggtgcCAGGCAGGGTGCAGAGAGACTGTCTAGAATGCAGAGGGGCTTGCTGGGCAGCAGGGGATCTAGCCAGGGGGAGGGGGAGCGACAGGAGAGCCAGGCAGGGTGCAGAAGGGCTTGGGGTGTCAGAGGACTTGGTTGGGGGGCACGTGGCCTGACTGGGGTTCAGGAGGTCCAGGCAGGGTACAGAGGTTCAGGCAGGGTGCAGGGGCTCTGGCTGTGGTTCAGGGTGGCCAAGCAGGTCGCAGGGATCCAGGCTGGGATCCAGGGTTCCCAGACTGGgcgctgctgggagctgctccccaacACTGCGGTGCGGGGCAGGTTTGACCTGGCGACGCTGCCGGTGGATTTTGTGGAGTGCCTGATGCGGTTCCTGCCCACGGAGGCGGAGGCCAAGGCGCTGCGGCAGTACGAGCGCGAGCGGAAGCCGCTGGAGGAGCTGGCGGACGAGGACCGGTTCATGCTGCAGTTCAGCAAGGTGGAGCGGCTGCCGCAGCGCATGGCCATCATGGCCTTCCTCGGCAACTTCGCCGAGAACATCCAGATGCTGACGCCGGtatggagctggggagggggataCCAGACCTGCCACACCCTGAACCCCAGCTGAGCccccctgtgctgtccccctgcagcagctcaacGCCATCATCGCAGCCTCGGCCTCTGTTAAGTCGTCCCAGAAGCTGAAGCACATGTTGGAGGTGGGGATGTGAGGACGGGCTGGGTGGGGGTCCTTCACTCAGCCTCGCTGTAGCTGGTGGGGGTCTCGCTCCCTCCTGACCCTCCAATCCCACTGTTTTGCCCCTGCAGATCATCTTGGCGCTGGGCAACTACATGAACAGCAGCAAACGCGGCGCAGTCTACGGCTTCAAACTGCAGAGCCTGGACCTGGTGGGCAGCCCCTCCCTGGCTCCCTTGGACCTCGAGGTTCCCATCCCACAGCCCtgaccccctccccaaatcctcctgcagctcctggacaccAAGTCAACAGACAGGAAGATGACGCTGCTGCACTTCATCGCGTTGACGGTGCGGGAGAAGTACCCAGAGCTGGCGACCTtctggcaggagctgcactTTGTGGAGAAGGCTGCGGCAGGTGCCCCTCAACCTGTGCCCGTGGCCCCACCTCGCTGTCCCggccccacacagccactgaCCCATCCcgtgtccctgcagtgtccctggaGAACGTGCTGCTGGATGTGAAGGAGCTGGGCCGGGGCATGGAGCTGCTGCGGCGGGAGTGCGGGCAGCACGAGAGCGCGGTGCTGCGTGGCTTCCTgggcggcagcgaggggcagCTCGAGCGGCTGCAGCGCGACGCGCGCACGGCCGAGGTGAGGGCTGCTCACACCCGGCCTGGCGCCAGCCACGGGCACACCTGCTCAGCCACACCTTGCTTGGCAAACTCCTCGTGCGCAGCTGCTCATCCACACCTTGTCTTGCATGCTCCTTGTGCACACCTGGCCATCCATACGTTGCTCTGCATGCTCCTCTTGCACTCCTCTGCATGCTTCATGTCATTCTTCGTTATCCACAATACCTTGCTCTATGCAGTCCTTGTGCAGACATCTTGCTTTGCACACTCCTCATGCACACCTGGCCATCCACACTTTGTCTTGCATGCTCCTTGTGCACACCTGGTCACACACATTTTCTTGCACGGTCCTTGTGCACTCATGTTTTCCTTTGCATGCTCCGTGTCATTCTTCGTCATCCACACCTTGTCTTGCATGGTCCTCATGCACATCTGGTCACCCTCACCTTGCTCTGCATGGTCCTTTTGCACACCTGGTCACCCTCACCTTGCTCTGCATGGCCCTCATGCACACCTGGTCACCCACACCTTGTCTTGCATGGTCCTTTTGCACATCTGGTCACCCACACCTTGTCTTGCATGGTCCTTTTGCACATCTGGTCACCCTCACCTTGCTCTGCATGGCCCTCATGCACACCTGGTCACCCTCACCTTGCTCTTGCATGGTCCTTTTGCACACCTGGCCATCCACACCTTGTCTTGCATGGTCCTTTTGCACATCTGGTCACCCACACCTTGTCTTGCATGGTCCCCATGCACATCTGGTCACCCACACCTTGCTCTGCATGGTCCCCATGCACATCTGGTCACCCTCACCTTGCTCTGCATGGCCCTCATGCACACCTGGTCACCCTCACCTTGCTCTGCATGGTCCCCATGCACATCTGGTCACCCTCACCTTGCTCTGCATGGCCCTCATGCACATCTGGTCACCCACACCTTGCTCTGCATGGCCCTTGTGCACTCCTGCCCTCCTTTGCATTCTCTGTGTGCATTCCTTGTCACACACCTTGCTCTGCACGCTCCTTgtgctctcctgccctgctttgCCCACACGTGATGCCCGCCATGCCTTGCACTCCCCCTGTGCCGGACACTGCCCGTGCCTGACCACCGGTCCTGTGCCAGGACGCCTACAACACCGTGGTGCGGTACTTCGGCGAGAGCCCCAAGACCACCCCCCCGTCTGTCTTCTTCCCGGTCTTTGTCCGGTTCATCCACTCTTACAAGGTGAGGTGGGGCCGGGAGGGGATACCCTGCAGGTGAGTGACACCATGGTGGGGGAAAGCTGACACCCCCCACCTGTGTGGCCCGGCAGGACGCGGAGCAGGAAAACGAGACACGGAagaagcaggaggaggtgatgcgggagaagctgctggcacaggaggcTAAAAAGCAGGAGAAGGTTAGTGGAGGCAGGCACGGGGTGGGCTGGGGTTAGGGGGGCACGGAGGGGACCCCTCTGTTCCTAACCTGGACCCCCCGTGCCTCCCTCGCAGCGGAAcaagtggcagcagcaggagctgatcGCGGAGCTGCGGCGGCGCCAGGCCAAGGACCACCGGCCCATGTACGAGGGCAAGGATGGCACCATCGAGGACATCATCACTGGTACGGCCCCCTTGGCCCCTGGCCCCCCGCCCTGGCCCTGCCAGCCATGGGGGCTgacatgtccctgtcccctccgtCCCCTGCCCGTGCCCCCGCAGCGCTGAAGAGCGTGCCCTTCACTGCCCGCACGGCCAAGCGGGGCTCCCGCTTCTTCTGCGACCCGTCCCACCACGACGAGTCCAGCTGTTAAGAGCCCAGGTACCACCTGCATGCCTGGATCCCCTTGGATCCCACCTGGATCCCCCTGGGTTCCCCCTGACCCCGCATGCCCCCTTCTGCACGCCCCCTCCCTGCATGTTGTCACCCCAGGGTGTCTGGTGTGCCCCAGTCTTTGGATTGGGGCAGGATCTTAATGCAAGGCTGGATCCCAGCACAGGATCCTGGTGCAAGATCCCAGTGCAAGGCTGGATCCCAGCACAGGATCCTGGTGCAAGATCCCAGTGCAAGGCTGGATCCCAGCACAGGATCCCAGTGCAAGATCCCAGTGCAAGGCTGGATCCCAGCACAGGATCCTGGCACAGGATCCTGGTGCAAGGCTGGATCCCAGCACAGgatcccagcacagagctggatcCCAGCACAGGATCCTGGCACAAGATCCCAGTGCAAGGCTGGATCCCAGCACAGGATCCTGGCACAAGATCCCAGTGCAAGGCTGGATCCCAGCACAGGATCCTGGTGCAAGGCTGAATCCCAGCACAGGATCCCAGTGCAAGATCCCAGTGCAAGGTTGGATCCCAGCACAGGATCCTGGCACAAGATCCCAGTGCAAGGCTGGATCCCAGCACAGGATCCCAGTGCAAGATCCCAGTGCAAGGTTGGATCTCAGCACAGGATCCCAGTGCAAGGCTGAATCCCAGCACAGGATCTCAACACAGAGCTGGATCCCAGCACAAGATCCCAGTGCAAGGCTGGATCCCAGCACAAGATCCTAGTGCAAGGCTGGATCCCAGCACAGGATCCCCGTGCAAGGCTGGATCCAGCACAGGATCCCAACAGTGCTGGATCCTGGCACTGGATCCCCGTGAAATGTTGCTACCCAGCATGGAGTCCTGGCACAGGattccagtccaggatcctgatGTAAGgctgggtcccagcacaggatccTCATGTAAGcctgggccctggcacaggatccCAGCACTGGATCCTGGAGTAAGGCTGGATTCCAGCACAGATCCTACTGCAATATCGGATCCCAGAGCGGGGTCTGAGTGCATTACTGGATTGCAGGGCAGGATCCCAGTGCACTACTGGGTCTCAGGATGGGATCCCAGCACAATACTGGATCCCAGGCTGGTATCCCAGTGCACTACTGGGTCCCAGGACAAGGTCCCAGTGCATTACTGGGTTCTGGGCAGGATCCCAGGGCAAAACTGGATCCCAAGGCAGGGTCCCAGTGCAAAACTGGATGCCAGGGTATGGTCCCAGTGCCCTGctggagcccagagaggggatCCCAGTGCATACTGGGTCCTAGGCCAGTGCCTGGAGGACTCAGCCTGTGGTGCCCGTACTCTGGGGGGGTCAGCGGGACACCCCCTCCGGCCAGGCCAGGtgtccctggctctgtccctgaCTGTCCCTTCCATCCCACAGCCCGAAGGTGGATCCGCCTGTAGCCAAGCAAGGCTAAGGAGCCTGACCGGGGGGCAGGGGAGGACTGGGGCTGTCTCAGTCCCTCCTCacccccctctgccccccaggTGCCCAGTGAGGCTCCGTCCTGCCCTGACACCACGTGGAACAGGGCCAAAATGTCCCCGTGCCACCATTGTCACGGGTGACATCCCTGTGCCCGGGGAGACCCTGCAGCCAGTCCACCCCCTGCCCACCCAAGGCAGAGGCCAAATCCATCTGTGGTGGGGCCCCAGCATCAGGAGCTGACCCGTGGGGTGCTCCCTCCCCGTCAGGGTCCCCTTGTCCCCGGGGGGCTCACTGCCTCAGAGCCCCCAGTCCCACTGCAGGGACCAGAGGGACCCCTCCACGCCGCGCTCGACACTTTGACCACTGATGTGAACACTAAGtgccaaaaaaaaagggaccaAAGCCAAGCTGGGGGGGCACCGGGAGAGGGGCAGGATggtgccccccaccccaggacccccccctgcccctccccccgCAGTGACTTTTTGTACATGTGAAATATATGGAGTCTTTTACATGGCCAGTGCCTGATTTGGGGGAACGTGGTGGGGGCACAGAGGCAGCCCAGGAGACTGGGGAGCCTCCCCAGGCCAGAGGTTCTGTGTGCGGGGGGACGGGGAGGGGGCACAGAGATCTGCAGGGGCCACACATTTGGCAGAGCTTTGCAGTGCTGTTATTAAAGCTGTGGGATTAAGGAGAGGGGGACCTGCTCTGGGGAAGAACTGGGAGCCCCCcgcatccccagccccactccagtgTGGGGTGGTCCCAGTTCACCCCACTTTTGGTGGCTATGGGGGACTGGGAACAGAttgggggctgggaggggctgcagggggagcAGGATGAGGTCCCAAagggaggggagggacaggatggggCCAGGAGGGCAGAAAGGGCTTGTGGGGGTGGAATGTGGCCATGGGGgtgtgaggggctgggagggggcagGATGCGACCCCAGCCCCTCAGCAGCGGCACAAGGTCCTGGCCTCCCttgctgagccccagcagcccaGGGATTAGCCCTGAAACAGGGAATAAAAGTTTCCCCTAATCCTCTTGGGGGGATTACCAGCACTGCCACGCCCAGGGTGGGATCCAGCCCGGCCTCAGCCCCCGCCAGTGCCGCTGCTGACCTGGGACCTTTAAATCCACCCACATGAGGCCCCTGCTTCGTCCTGGGGGACCCTCGGAGATGCTGTGGGCAAAGATGCTGCTGTCCAGCcgtgtccatccatccatccatccatccatccgtccatccatccatccatccatccatccgcCAGGCTTAGGCAGGTCCCACCTGCCCTCAGTGACAGTGACATCCAGCCACCTGAGTCCCCAGTGCTCAGGGCAGGATCCCAGTGCACATCCCACTCCTTTCCCGAGGGTCACTGGAGATGCTGCAGGCAAGGACGCTGCTGCCCAGCCATGTCCATCCATGTTGATCCGTGTCCATccgtccatctgtccatccattGGGCTCATTGTCCAGTCCTTACATGAGCTTGGTGACATCCACGCCCACGAGCCCCCAGCGCCGTCCCACACCTTCTGAGGTGCTACGGGCCAGGACACTGCTGTCCATCCACATCCAGCCGTGCCCGtcctgtccatctgtccatctgtccatccgCGAGGCTCCAGCCGGTCCCTACGTGCCCTCGGTGCCACCGTCAGGCTCGGACAGGCGTCGCTCACCCTGGCCCGCGGGCGCTGCCAGGCTCTCGGCCTGCAGGAGCAGGTTGCAGCCGAGGAAGAGGATGGCAAAGGTGACGGCGAGGCAGAGCACCAGGACCACGGCGATCTGGGCAGCCTCGCTCACCCCCGTGTCCTCGCGGGTAGTGTTCAtgtccccctcctcctcctcctcctcctcgtcttCCTCCCGGGAGCCGAGTGTGGCGGTGACAGACGGGAGGGTTTAAGTGATGTCAAGGGCTGCCTTATCCTCCCTCCACGGCCCCCCTCACGCTCGCTGGTGCTGGGTGCCCCCCCGGCAAGGGGCAGCAGCTTTTCTACGCCCCGGAGCCCCCCTGGAGGGGTGCAGGGTCCTGCAAGGAAGGGGGAgtcaccccagctccctccctaGGTGCCTTGGGGGGcagctggtgctgcccaagggcCCATTCTGCCCGTCCCCACTGCAGCCACTCAGCCCCACAGCACTGGGGTGCAATGGGGAACCCATGGCTCAGGGGacccccagctcagctccacagcactgcagtctcccccagctcagccccatgGTGTGAGGGTGCCATGGGGacccccagctcagctccacagcactgcagtctcccccagctcagccccatgGTGTGAGGGTGCCATGGGGacccccagctcagctccacagcactgcagtctcccccagctcagccccatgGTGTGAGGGTGCCATGGGGACCTCCAGCTCAGCTCCATTACACTGGGGtcccccagctcagctccacaGCACAGGGGTGCAGTAGGGACCTCCTAGCTCAGCCCCTTGGTTTTGGATGTGATGGAGACCACCAGCTCAACCTCAGCATCCACTTCTCCCTCCCATGGCCCCCACAGCCAGGATGTGATCAGGCTCCACGTGAAAGCAGAAACTTTATTtttggggcagctctgcccccccagggacaggagtgaCACCAGGGGACAGGTGGTGATAAGGGACACGGCCAGCACTGGCTGTGTGGCACCAAGTGTGCTGCTGAGGGGAGGGGTTCAGGTGTCACCCAGATCCCCAGCACGCTCTGCCAGGCCCCAGCACCACTTGGAGCTGGTGCCACATGTGCCCTGAGGACTCACCCCGGTCATCAGCCAGGCCGGAGCCACTGAGCCAGTTCTCCAGGACGGACAAAGCCCCACGGCATAAACCAAGGAGCAGCAACCCCCAAATTACAGGCCAGGCCAAGCCAAGCTCCTCCCAGAGGCTTTCTGGAGGTGAAGGAGGAGACCCAAGCAGAGTCACTGTCCCAAAAGTGTCACAGCCCACGGTGACCCTGCCTGGGTGACACCAGCCCTACAGCGCCAGCGTGTCCTTGATGAGCCGGCGCATGGTGGTGGTGACTGAGGTGCCCAGGGAGTCCGTGATCTGGTAGGAGATCTTGTACAGGTAGGGCTGCACGTCCTTCAGGCTGGTGTCGAAGACGTTGTCCACCTCGGACTGGGTGGGCATCTTGGGCAGGTACTCGTGGCGGTTCATCACCTCCACGATGTTGATGATCTTCTCGCAGAGCTTCTCACCCACCTTCTCGCGGCAGATCTGCCGCTCCTGCTCGTTGGCCAGGTTCACCACGTTCACCTTGATGGTCCAGAGCTCCCAGGGAATGCACTCGTCTGAGAAGGGCCACCGTGACTTCTTCTTCTGGTAGAACTCCAGGGAGATCTGCCCCATGCCGTCGGAGCCGGAGCCGCGCAGCGCGTCCTGCGTGACAGCACGGGGTTCACGGGGGAACGGGGGCTGACCGAGCCCTCCTCAGGCACATCCCACTGGcttttacagaatcacagaatatcctgactTGGAAGAGACCCCCAAGGATCATCCAGGCAAACTCCTGGCCCcgcacaggacaccccaacaat
This genomic window from Anomalospiza imberbis isolate Cuckoo-Finch-1a 21T00152 chromosome 22, ASM3175350v1, whole genome shotgun sequence contains:
- the ATG101 gene encoding autophagy-related protein 101 isoform X1; amino-acid sequence: MVGPGRSRCCGPSSAAPAMNCRAEVLEVSVEGRQVEEAMLAVLHTILLHRSTGKFHYKKEGTYSIGTVGTQDVDCDFIDFAYVRVSSEELDRALRKAVGEFKDALRGSGSDGMGQISLEFYQKKKSRWPFSDECIPWELWTIKVNVVNLANEQERQICREKVGEKLCEKIINIVEVMNRHEYLPKMPTQSEVDNVFDTSLKDVQPYLYKISYQITDSLGTSVTTTMRRLIKDTLAL
- the ATG101 gene encoding autophagy-related protein 101 isoform X2, producing MVHFPPPCRQMVGPGRRCCGPSSAAPAMNCRAEVLEVSVEGRQVEEAMLAVLHTILLHRSTGKFHYKKEGTYSIGTVGTQDVDCDFIDFAYVRVSSEELDRALRKAVGEFKDALRGSGSDGMGQISLEFYQKKKSRWPFSDECIPWELWTIKVNVVNLANEQERQICREKVGEKLCEKIINIVEVMNRHEYLPKMPTQSEVDNVFDTSLKDVQPYLYKISYQITDSLGTSVTTTMRRLIKDTLAL